A region from the Canis lupus baileyi chromosome 27, mCanLup2.hap1, whole genome shotgun sequence genome encodes:
- the MTRFR gene encoding mitochondrial translation release factor in rescue isoform X2 yields MVDCGGLRRQFMATGPGPKLAELLRMSTSSFFGLPARLARLCTMPRGLGPQAKPVLSAPRVAVTLVQAAGKKDRPALPLLDESELEEQFVKGHGPGGQATNKTSNCVVLKHIPSGIVVKCHQTRSVDQNRKLARQILQEKVDIFYNGENSIVYKEKQEAEKKKQERKRRAKETLEKKKLLKELRELSKNVH; encoded by the exons ATGGTTGACTGTGGAGGCCTGAGGAGGCAATTCATGGCAACTGGTCCAG GTCCCAAGCTAGCAGAGCTCCTCCGCATGAGTACCTCAAGTTTCTTTGGCTTGCCTGCACGACTGGCAAGACTATGCACCATGCCACGGGGCCTTGGACCTCAGGCAAAGCCAGTGCTGTCAGCCCCGAGAGTGGCAGTCACTCTGGTCCAGGCGGCAGGCAAGAAGGACCgccctgctctgcctctcctGGATGAAAGTGAACTGGAAGAGCAGTTTGTGAAAGGACATGGTCCAGGGGGCCAGGCCACCAACAAAACAAGCAACTGTGTGGTGCTGAAGCACATCCCCTCGGGCATCGTCGTCAAG TGCCATCAGACAAGATCAGTTGATCAGAACAGAAAGCTGGCTCGGCAAATCCTACAAGAGAAAGTGGATATTTTCTACAATGGTGAAAACAGTATtgtttacaaagaaaaacaagaggcagagaagaaaaagcaagagcGGAAACGAAGAGCAAAGGAAACCCTAGAAAAAAAGAAGCTCCTGAAAGAACTCCGGGAATTAAGTAAAAACGTCcactga
- the MTRFR gene encoding mitochondrial translation release factor in rescue isoform X3 has translation MELFARSRCCFRLAYGPKLAELLRMSTSSFFGLPARLARLCTMPRGLGPQAKPVLSAPRVAVTLVQAAGKKDRPALPLLDESELEEQFVKGHGPGGQATNKTSNCVVLKHIPSGIVVKCHQTRSVDQNRKLARQILQEKVDIFYNGENSIVYKEKQEAEKKKQERKRRAKETLEKKKLLKELRELSKNVH, from the exons GTCCCAAGCTAGCAGAGCTCCTCCGCATGAGTACCTCAAGTTTCTTTGGCTTGCCTGCACGACTGGCAAGACTATGCACCATGCCACGGGGCCTTGGACCTCAGGCAAAGCCAGTGCTGTCAGCCCCGAGAGTGGCAGTCACTCTGGTCCAGGCGGCAGGCAAGAAGGACCgccctgctctgcctctcctGGATGAAAGTGAACTGGAAGAGCAGTTTGTGAAAGGACATGGTCCAGGGGGCCAGGCCACCAACAAAACAAGCAACTGTGTGGTGCTGAAGCACATCCCCTCGGGCATCGTCGTCAAG TGCCATCAGACAAGATCAGTTGATCAGAACAGAAAGCTGGCTCGGCAAATCCTACAAGAGAAAGTGGATATTTTCTACAATGGTGAAAACAGTATtgtttacaaagaaaaacaagaggcagagaagaaaaagcaagagcGGAAACGAAGAGCAAAGGAAACCCTAGAAAAAAAGAAGCTCCTGAAAGAACTCCGGGAATTAAGTAAAAACGTCcactga